The DNA window CCCGCCCGGCTCCGCCTTCACCGGCATCCATACGCTCTATGTCTCGCCGCTGAAGGCGCTGGCGATCGATATCGAGCGCAACCTGATGAAGCCCGTTCTGGAAATGGGCCTGCCCGTCACGATAGAAAACCGCACCGGCGATACGCCGAACGCCAAGCGCCAGCGCCAGAAGCTCAACCCGCCGGATATTCTGCTGACAACGCCGGAGCAGGTCGCCTTGCTTCTGGCGAACAGGGAGGCAGAGCGCTTCTTCAAGGACCTGAAATATGTCGTCCTCGACGAGCTGCATTCGCTCGTCACTTCCAAGCGCGGCCACATGCTTTCGCTCGGCCTTGCCCGTCTGCGCCGCCTTGCTCCCCATCTCAAGACCATCGGTCTGTCGGCGACCGTCGCTGAGCCGATGGACCTGCAGAAATGGCTGGTCGCCCAGGAGGAGGGGAGGGAGCATCATGCGGGGCTTGTCGTCGTGGAAGGCGGCGCCAAACCCGATATTTCGATCCTGCCGACCGAGGAGCGCATTCCTTGGGCCGGCCATTCCGCCAAATATGCCATCCCCGACGTCTACCGCCAACTTCTTGATCACAAGACGACGCTGCTTTTCGTCAATACCCGCAGCCAAGCGGAGATGTTGTTCCAGGAACTCTGGACGATCAATGACGACAATCTGCCGATCGCGCTCCACCACGGCTCCCTCGATGTCGCCCAGCGCCGCAAGGTTGAGGCAGCCATGGCTGAAAACCGGCTGCGTGCCGTCGTCGCCACCTCCACGCTCGATCTCGGCATCGACTGGGGCGATGTCGATCTCGTCATCCATGTCGGCGCGCCGAAGGGGGCCTCGCGTCTTGCCCAGCGCATCGGCCGCGCCAATCACCGCATGGACGAGCCTTCGAAGGCAATCCTCGTGCCGGCCAACCGCTTCGAGGTGATGGAGTGTCGGGCAGCGCTTGACGCCAATTATATCGGCGCCCAGGACACGCCGCCCGTCGGCCGCGGCGCGCTCGACGTGCTCGCCCAGCACGTGCTCGGCATGGCCTGCGCCGAACCCTTCGACATGCTGGAACTCTATGATGAAATCACCAGCGCCTCGCCCTATGCCGATCTCAGCTGGGAGACCTTCGAGCGTGTCGTCGATTTCGTCGCGACCGGCGGCTATGCGCTCCGGACCTACGAGCGTTACGCCCGCATCCGAAAGACCAAGGAGGGCCGCTGGCGCGTCTCCAATCCTGCCGTCGCCCAGCAATACCGCCTCAACCTCGGCACCATCGTCGAAAGCCCGATGCTGAACATCCGCATGGTCAAGCGCGGCGAGGGTGGACGGATCGGCCGTGGCGGCGCCACGCTGGGGAAGGTCGAGGAATATTTCCTCGAACAATTGTCGCCGGGCGATACTTTCGTCTTCTCCGGCAAGGTGTTGCGCTTCGAAGGCATTCGGGAAAATGAATGCCTGGCTTCGCAGGCCTTTTCGCTCGATCCGAAGATCCCGTCCTACAATGGCGGCAAGTTTCCGCTGTCGACCTATCTTGCCGAGCAAGTGCGGGCGATAATTGCCGATCCCGACCGCTGGTGCCATCTGCCGGATCAGGTGCGCGACTGGCTGTCGCTGCAGAACGACAAGTCGATGCTGCCGAAGCGTGACGAGTTCCTGATCGAAACGTTTCCTCGCGGCAGCCGCGGCTATATGGTCGCCTATCCCTTCGAAGGGCGTCTCGCCCACCAGACGCTCGGCATGCTGCTGACCCGCCGGCTGGAGCGGGCCGGTGCCAAGCCGCTTGGCTTCGTCGCCACCGACTATTCGCTCGCCGTCTGGGGCCTCGAGGATATGGGGCTGATGATCGCCAATGGTCGCCTCAGCCTCTCCGACCTCTTCGACGAAGACATGCTCGGCGACGACCTCGAAGCCTGGCTTGACGAATCCTTCCTGTTGAAGCGCACCTTCCGCAATTGCGCCGTGATTGCAGGCTTGATCGAGCGTCGCCATCCGGGCAAGGAGAAGAGCGGCCGCCAGATCACCGTCTCGGCCGACCTGATCTATGATGTGCTGCGCAGCCATGAGCCGGATCACATCCTGCTGCAGGCGACGCGCCAGGATGCGGCGACGGGGCTTTTGGATATAAGCCGTCTTGGCGATATGCTGATGCGAATCAGGGGCCACATCACCCATCGCCCTCTCGACCATATTTCCCCGCTCGCCGTGCCGGTGATGCTGGAGATCGGACGAGAGGCCGTACCTGGCGAGGCCCATGACGCGCTTTTGGCCGAGGCGGCGGACGATCTGATCGCCGAGGCCTTGGCGTAATATGGGGCCTGACCGAATTGGCCTGACGAGGATTGGGAAGTGATGAACCGCCTGGCGCTGGCGCGCGACACATCGGGACTGGCCGCGACAGCGGCCGTCGAGACGTCGGTCCACGGCGTTGCTGCCGTCTGCGATCCGCTCGGCGCACTCTATCTGCCGGATACCGGCCTGCTCGTCGTCTCGGATCTGCATCTCGAAAAAGGGGCAGCCTTCGCTCGCCGCGGCATGATGCTGCCGCCCTATGATACGCTGGCGACGCTGACCGTGCTCGCCGCCGTCATTTCCCGCTATAATCCCAAGCTCGTCGTCTCGCTCGGCGATAATTTCCACGATCGCGTCGGTTCCGCGCATCTGCCGGAAAATTTCCGCGCATTGATCGTGACGATGTCGCGCGGCCGCGAATGGATCTGGGTCAATGGGAATCACGATCCAGATGGTGTTGTCGATCTGCCGGGCGCCTCGGTCGACGAGATGCATTATGCCGGCCTGACCTTCCGCCACGAGCCCAGGAATGGCTTGCAGAGCGGCGAAATCGCCGGCCATCTCCATCCTTCGGCGACGGTGCGCCGGCGCGAAAGATCCATCCGCCGCCCCTGTTTCGCCACCGACGGCGCCCGGCTCCTCATGCCGGCATTCGGGGTGATGAGCGGCGGTCTCGACCTTGGCCATCAGGCGATGAGGGGCCTATTCGACAAACCGTCGTTGGTGGCGCATCTGCTGGGGCGGGACCGGATCTATTCGGTCCGGTACGGGAATTTGCGGGGGTAATGCCTGTCCTGAATCAAGCGTGCCGATGGCGCGCTTTTCAATTCAATCGCACCCCCGCAACTGCTGCTGATACGTCGCCGCCATCCGCGCAAACTTCTGCGCCGTCTGCTGCAATTGGCCGTTCGAGCGCCAGTCGCCGCGCTTATATCCGGTCGGACCGGAATAATAGGCGAGATAGAGGTTATAGGCATCGTTGAGCGGAATGCCGGTCTCGGCGCTGTTCTGGTAATGATACCAGCCGATGAAATCGATTGCGTCGGTGAAATTCGTCCGCCGCGCCGCCCAGTTCCCCGTCTGCGACTGGTAGTGATCCCATGTCCCGTCGAGCGCTTGCGAATAGCCGTAGGCGGTCGACGGCCGGGTCCAGGGAATGAAGCCGAAGAGCTTGGTGCGCGGTGGCCGCGCATAAGGCTGGAAGCCGGATTCTGTGTACATCGTTGCCATCAGGATCGGTACGGGCACGCCGTACTTCTTCTCCGTCCGCTCCGCTGCCCTCTGCCAGCTGGAGAAAAGACCTTCACGCTGGTCGAAGACGGCGCAGATGTTCCTCGTCTGCCTGGGCGCAGTCGCGCAGCCGGCAAGCAGCGCGAGACCCAGGGCGGTCAGAATGATACGAGTACGCATGACAAAACCTCTCGCTTCCGAGAGATTACTAACTCGTAAATGTTAAGGAGCGGTTTTTAGTCGAATACGAACTTCTCCAGGCAACCCTTGCCTACGCCTTGACCGGCTCGTAGCGCAGGATCAACGCGCCGCTTGCCGTAGTCGACGATTCGAGCAATTTCAGCGGCACCTGATCCTGTCCTGGTTTGAAGAGCGGATTGCCGCCACCGAGAATGACCGGCACCACACATATCCTGATCTCATCGATAAGACCGGCCTTCAGCAGACTGTCGGCGAGCGCGGCGCTACCGAAGATGAAGATTGTCTTGCCGTCCTCCTGCTTCAGCCTGGTCAGTTCGGGGATAGGATCGCTGACGATACGGGCATTGTTCCAGCCGGGCTCGGTCATCGTTCGAGAGACGGCGATCTTGGCAATGCCATTCATATAGGCCTTGATCTTGTCGTCGTCCTCGGCGGTTGGCCAATAGGCGGCCATGCCCTCATAGGTCTTGCGGCCGAAGACCAGGAGATCGCCTTCCTCGCCGAACTGCTCGGCATAGCGCTTGAGCTCCGGCCCCCAGGCGAGATTGTGGAAGTCGATATCCCACGGCTTAGCTCCCTCGAAATAGCCATCGAGCGTCATCAGATTCCAGACGACAAGCTTCCGCATTTTATCCTCCTTCGCGGCACGAACTGCTTTCAATAGGCAACTGGTTCAGCATAGAGAGACCGATATCAATTTGCAAGCGGTTTTAATGCGGGCGGCTGACATTGAGGCCAGTTTCGGCGCTTGACTTCCCTAGGTCGATTGTCCTAACACCTTCTAGGTCAATTGACCTACGAGTTGTACTGGCGCCTTTGGAAACAGCGGGAGGATGAGAATGGTTGCCGCGGCCACACGACAGCAGATAGTGGAGGCCGCCGACGGGCTTTTCTACGAGAGAGGCTTCGAGGCAACGTCCTTTGCCGACATTGCGGGGATAGTCGGACTCTCCCGAGGCAATTTTTACTATCATTTCAAGACGAAGGACGAGCTTCTCGATGCGGTGATCACCCATCGCCTCGTCAAAACGAGGTCAATGCTCAATGTGTGGGAGGCGAACGGCGAAACACCTGAGGAGCGCATTCTCAGTTTCGTCGATCTCCTCGTCGTGAACCGGACCAAGATCATGGCCCACGGTTGCCCGGTCGGTACGCTTTGCAACGAACTCGCCAAGCTGGATCACCTTGCCAAGGGCCGGGCAACCGAGCTTTTCGATCTCTTTCGCCATTGGCTCTCACGTCAGTTCATTGCGTTCGGCCGCGAGAATGAGGCCGATGCGCTTGCCATGCACATTCTGATGCGAAGCCAGGGCGTTGCGACGCTCGCAGCCGCCTACCGCGACGAAATCTTTGTTCGAAACGAGGTGGAAAACATGCGCGGATGGCTGGCGGCGCAGCGGCCCGGAATACCCGTTTTTCCCGAAACTCTTTCCCGACAGCTTTCCTAAAGGAGCCCTTGCATGTTTTTCATCACACTGAAGTTTTCTGATGGCAAGGCGAAAGCGCCCGTTCTGATGGAGGCGCACAATGCCTGGCTCAAACGCGGCTTCGACGACGGAATTTTTCTTCTCGCCGGCGGCCTTCAGCCGAGCGCAGGTGGAGCGGTCGTCGCGCACAACACCTCACGCTCCGAACTTGAAACCCGGATTCAGCAGGATCCTTTTGTAGCCGAAGGCGTCGTCAGCGCCGATATTCTGGAAATTGCCCCGGCCCGCGTCGATGAGCGGCTCGCCTTTCTGAAGGCATGAGATGCAGGCGCGACGTTTTTGCCATGTGGCGCCGGATCAGTCCTTGCGGAAGATCAGGCTGGCACTCCAGCCGGTGACGATCGCGAGCAATACGGCTGCAAAGCCGTAGAGGATCGGCTGCTCATGGGCCGCATCGGTGATCGTCTGCTCGATGCCCGTCTTGATGACGCGCAGCGGCAGCGATTTTTCGGTGATGAGACTGCCGCTCTTGAAGAGATAGGCGCGCACCGTATGCACCCCGTTCGGAATATTTGCAGGCAGGCGCAGACTCGCCTTGAAGAGGTTCGATGAAACGAACCGCACGCCGCTCGGGTTCCGGTCGTAAAGGGCGCCTCCCTGCTGCAGCCGCAGGAAAGCCTGACGGAACTCGCCGAGATTGCTGCCGTCGCCGACGAAGCCCACCGGTGTCAGCGGAATGTGGTCGATGCCGATCCCTTGATCGGTCAGTTCGAGCGGCGTCGTCAGGTCGTCGATCATGCGCGAGCTCGACATCGAGTAGGAATGCGGCACCGCCTCGAAGGTCATCGAGCGCCTGTTCACCCAGATGCCGAAGACGCGCTCCTTCTTGCGCACCGTCGCATCCTCGCGTGGGCCTTCCAGCACCACGACCACGTCATACTGGCCGATGGCGAGCAGCAGCTGGTCGGTGTTCGAAAGCGCTCCGAAGATAGTGAGATCCGCGCCGTGGAAATCCGAAGTGATGGCGATTTCGCTGGTCGACGTGCCGATCTCAAGACCTTCGCGCACCGCTTCCGTCGCCTGCCCGGGCAGCCATTGCGCCCCGGCAACGGCCGGCAGCAGGCAAAGGAACAGGAGGATCGAGGCAAGCAGGCGCATCAGTTGCCTGCTCCCATCACGACCGAATAGACGTCGGCAGGTGTCACCACCAGCGCAATCGCCAGACGGAGGCCGACGGCAAGAACCAGCAGGCCCAGCAGGGCGCGCAGCTGCTCGCCGCGCAGCTTCTGGCCAACGCGCACGCCGTATTGCGCGCCGATGACGCCTGCCACCATCAGGATGAAGGCGAGTACGATATCGACGGAATAGTTCGTCGCCGCCTGCACGATCGTCGTATAGGCGGTCACGAAGATGATCTGGTAGAGCGAGGTGCCGACCACGACATTGGTCGGAATACGCAGGAGATAGATCATCGCAGGCACCATGATGAAGCCGCCGCCGACGCCCATGATCGAGGTGAGGATGCC is part of the Rhizobium bangladeshense genome and encodes:
- a CDS encoding ligase-associated DNA damage response DEXH box helicase; this encodes MDQIDSDALLPAAFTRWFAEKGWRPRAHQLELLARAEAGQSTLLIAPTGAGKTLAGFLPSLTDLTRRGRIPPGSAFTGIHTLYVSPLKALAIDIERNLMKPVLEMGLPVTIENRTGDTPNAKRQRQKLNPPDILLTTPEQVALLLANREAERFFKDLKYVVLDELHSLVTSKRGHMLSLGLARLRRLAPHLKTIGLSATVAEPMDLQKWLVAQEEGREHHAGLVVVEGGAKPDISILPTEERIPWAGHSAKYAIPDVYRQLLDHKTTLLFVNTRSQAEMLFQELWTINDDNLPIALHHGSLDVAQRRKVEAAMAENRLRAVVATSTLDLGIDWGDVDLVIHVGAPKGASRLAQRIGRANHRMDEPSKAILVPANRFEVMECRAALDANYIGAQDTPPVGRGALDVLAQHVLGMACAEPFDMLELYDEITSASPYADLSWETFERVVDFVATGGYALRTYERYARIRKTKEGRWRVSNPAVAQQYRLNLGTIVESPMLNIRMVKRGEGGRIGRGGATLGKVEEYFLEQLSPGDTFVFSGKVLRFEGIRENECLASQAFSLDPKIPSYNGGKFPLSTYLAEQVRAIIADPDRWCHLPDQVRDWLSLQNDKSMLPKRDEFLIETFPRGSRGYMVAYPFEGRLAHQTLGMLLTRRLERAGAKPLGFVATDYSLAVWGLEDMGLMIANGRLSLSDLFDEDMLGDDLEAWLDESFLLKRTFRNCAVIAGLIERRHPGKEKSGRQITVSADLIYDVLRSHEPDHILLQATRQDAATGLLDISRLGDMLMRIRGHITHRPLDHISPLAVPVMLEIGREAVPGEAHDALLAEAADDLIAEALA
- the pdeM gene encoding ligase-associated DNA damage response endonuclease PdeM, which gives rise to MNRLALARDTSGLAATAAVETSVHGVAAVCDPLGALYLPDTGLLVVSDLHLEKGAAFARRGMMLPPYDTLATLTVLAAVISRYNPKLVVSLGDNFHDRVGSAHLPENFRALIVTMSRGREWIWVNGNHDPDGVVDLPGASVDEMHYAGLTFRHEPRNGLQSGEIAGHLHPSATVRRRERSIRRPCFATDGARLLMPAFGVMSGGLDLGHQAMRGLFDKPSLVAHLLGRDRIYSVRYGNLRG
- a CDS encoding transglycosylase SLT domain-containing protein, with the translated sequence MRTRIILTALGLALLAGCATAPRQTRNICAVFDQREGLFSSWQRAAERTEKKYGVPVPILMATMYTESGFQPYARPPRTKLFGFIPWTRPSTAYGYSQALDGTWDHYQSQTGNWAARRTNFTDAIDFIGWYHYQNSAETGIPLNDAYNLYLAYYSGPTGYKRGDWRSNGQLQQTAQKFARMAATYQQQLRGCD
- a CDS encoding dihydrofolate reductase family protein; protein product: MRKLVVWNLMTLDGYFEGAKPWDIDFHNLAWGPELKRYAEQFGEEGDLLVFGRKTYEGMAAYWPTAEDDDKIKAYMNGIAKIAVSRTMTEPGWNNARIVSDPIPELTRLKQEDGKTIFIFGSAALADSLLKAGLIDEIRICVVPVILGGGNPLFKPGQDQVPLKLLESSTTASGALILRYEPVKA
- a CDS encoding TetR/AcrR family transcriptional regulator, whose amino-acid sequence is MVAAATRQQIVEAADGLFYERGFEATSFADIAGIVGLSRGNFYYHFKTKDELLDAVITHRLVKTRSMLNVWEANGETPEERILSFVDLLVVNRTKIMAHGCPVGTLCNELAKLDHLAKGRATELFDLFRHWLSRQFIAFGRENEADALAMHILMRSQGVATLAAAYRDEIFVRNEVENMRGWLAAQRPGIPVFPETLSRQLS
- a CDS encoding YciI family protein, with the translated sequence MFFITLKFSDGKAKAPVLMEAHNAWLKRGFDDGIFLLAGGLQPSAGGAVVAHNTSRSELETRIQQDPFVAEGVVSADILEIAPARVDERLAFLKA
- a CDS encoding TIGR02186 family protein codes for the protein MRLLASILLFLCLLPAVAGAQWLPGQATEAVREGLEIGTSTSEIAITSDFHGADLTIFGALSNTDQLLLAIGQYDVVVVLEGPREDATVRKKERVFGIWVNRRSMTFEAVPHSYSMSSSRMIDDLTTPLELTDQGIGIDHIPLTPVGFVGDGSNLGEFRQAFLRLQQGGALYDRNPSGVRFVSSNLFKASLRLPANIPNGVHTVRAYLFKSGSLITEKSLPLRVIKTGIEQTITDAAHEQPILYGFAAVLLAIVTGWSASLIFRKD